A genomic segment from Acuticoccus sediminis encodes:
- a CDS encoding ribonuclease activity regulator RraA: MTLDANTIETLKGITTATLTTVLLKKGLRNVWLRGAMPLRPGQPRIVGPAFTLRFVPAREDLATPASWGSPISTRAAIEAMPEGCITVVDSMGVADAGIFGDILCARMKKRGVAALVTDGVVRDLDGVLGTGLPVWCSGAAAPPSVAGLTFVGWQESIGCGGVCVVPDDVIVVDADGAVLIPQALVGDVVAEAVEQEKMEAWIVTEVERGVPLPGLYPMNDETKARYAAFKAGRG; encoded by the coding sequence ATGACGCTCGACGCCAATACCATCGAGACGCTGAAGGGCATCACGACGGCGACGCTGACGACGGTGCTTCTGAAGAAGGGCCTGCGCAATGTATGGCTGCGCGGTGCGATGCCGCTGCGGCCCGGCCAGCCGCGCATCGTCGGCCCCGCCTTCACGCTGCGCTTCGTCCCGGCGCGCGAGGATCTCGCCACGCCCGCATCCTGGGGCTCGCCGATCTCCACCCGCGCCGCCATCGAGGCGATGCCCGAGGGCTGCATCACCGTCGTCGATTCGATGGGCGTGGCCGACGCCGGCATCTTCGGCGACATCCTGTGCGCGCGGATGAAGAAGCGCGGCGTGGCGGCCCTCGTCACCGACGGCGTGGTGCGTGATCTCGACGGCGTGCTCGGCACCGGGCTCCCGGTGTGGTGCTCGGGCGCGGCGGCCCCGCCGTCGGTCGCGGGCCTGACCTTCGTCGGGTGGCAGGAGAGCATCGGCTGCGGCGGCGTGTGCGTCGTACCCGATGACGTCATCGTCGTCGACGCGGACGGCGCGGTGTTGATCCCGCAGGCGCTCGTCGGCGACGTCGTCGCCGAGGCTGTCGAGCAGGAAAAGATGGAGGCGTGGATCGTGACCGAGGTGGAGCGCGGCGTCCCCCTCCCCGGCCTCTATCCGATGAACGACGAGACGAAGGCCCGCTACGCAGCATTCAAGGCGGGCCGCGGCTGA
- a CDS encoding arylsulfatase: MARHFAAALALPILVSSVLGAQAQSAQGPIASRDGQPVLPHAEQKFRGNVGTTYLNSDPPQFPAPIAAPEGAPNVLLILLDDVGFGQFDVTGGGVPSPAMDKLAEDGLLYTRFHTTALCSPTRAALLTGRNHNVSGTGVITELATGYDGYTGIIPKDTATVAEILRQNGYVTAWFGKNHNTPIYETSAVGPFDHWPNGLGFDYFYGFMAGDTNQLRPYLFENQTALGTPQDEDYYVSVDLADKTIAWLKSIEAIQPGKPWFAYLAPAATHAPHQAPKDLIDKYGGQFDMGWDAYREETFQRQKERGIVPQNAELTPRPASLPAWDSLDDDQKRLYERMMEAFAAYGEQVDAEVGRVLDYVESLPDSDNTLILYIVGDNGASAEGGFDGTLNENAFFNAYLMTVEDMLPRIDEIGTELHFNHFPAGWAWGVDSPFQWTKQVASHLGGVRNPMIVKWPARYAAHGETRTQFLHVIDIAPTILDAAGIAEPRSVNGTAQTPIQGTSFLSTLADADADEVRTSQYFEMVVNRGMYKDGWWAASLAFEPWDPVRGEFDPLKAKWELYNLDEDFTQANDVAADNPDKLDEMKALWWAEASKNKALPLDWRGAERFSAELTGKPNLAGDRTIFTYPGPLTGLPEASAPDLKNKSFRITAKVEIGENASGMIFTQGGNTGGWAFYLKDGKLKAAHNFIDVETYLVESDTPVAAGSHELTMDFAYDGGDQMGQSGTLTLSVDGSEVARGPIARTTPFKYSLSENQDIGSDTGTPVTYDYSAPLEFQGQLEEVVVDVTK; this comes from the coding sequence GTGGCCAGACATTTCGCGGCGGCCCTTGCGCTGCCGATTCTTGTCAGCAGTGTCCTAGGTGCCCAGGCCCAATCGGCCCAAGGCCCGATCGCCTCGCGCGACGGCCAGCCGGTCCTGCCCCATGCCGAGCAGAAGTTTCGAGGGAACGTCGGCACGACGTATCTCAATTCCGATCCGCCGCAGTTTCCTGCGCCGATCGCGGCCCCTGAGGGCGCCCCGAACGTCCTCCTCATCCTGCTCGACGACGTCGGCTTCGGGCAATTCGACGTGACCGGAGGCGGTGTCCCGTCCCCGGCGATGGACAAGCTCGCGGAAGACGGCCTCCTCTATACCCGCTTTCACACGACGGCACTGTGTTCGCCGACGCGCGCGGCCCTTCTGACCGGGCGCAACCACAACGTCTCCGGCACCGGCGTGATCACCGAACTTGCGACCGGCTACGACGGCTACACCGGGATCATTCCGAAGGACACGGCGACCGTCGCCGAGATCCTGCGCCAGAACGGCTACGTCACCGCCTGGTTCGGAAAGAACCACAATACGCCGATCTACGAGACCAGCGCCGTCGGTCCGTTCGATCATTGGCCGAACGGCCTGGGCTTCGACTACTTCTACGGGTTCATGGCGGGCGACACCAACCAGCTTCGACCGTACCTCTTCGAGAACCAGACCGCTCTCGGCACACCGCAGGACGAAGACTACTATGTCAGCGTCGATCTGGCGGACAAGACGATCGCGTGGCTGAAATCCATCGAAGCGATCCAGCCCGGCAAACCGTGGTTCGCCTATCTCGCTCCCGCGGCGACACATGCCCCGCATCAGGCCCCGAAAGACCTGATCGACAAGTACGGGGGCCAGTTCGACATGGGGTGGGACGCCTACCGCGAGGAGACCTTCCAGCGTCAGAAGGAGCGTGGAATCGTTCCGCAGAACGCCGAGTTGACCCCGCGCCCCGCGAGCCTGCCGGCGTGGGACAGCCTCGACGACGACCAGAAGCGCCTCTACGAGCGCATGATGGAGGCGTTCGCGGCGTACGGCGAGCAGGTCGACGCCGAGGTGGGCCGGGTGCTCGACTACGTCGAGTCCTTGCCCGATTCCGACAACACGCTGATCCTCTACATCGTCGGCGACAACGGCGCGTCGGCCGAGGGCGGCTTCGACGGGACCCTGAACGAGAACGCCTTCTTCAACGCGTACCTGATGACGGTGGAGGACATGCTCCCCCGGATCGACGAAATCGGCACGGAACTGCACTTCAATCACTTCCCGGCCGGCTGGGCCTGGGGCGTGGACAGTCCTTTCCAGTGGACCAAGCAGGTCGCCAGCCACCTCGGCGGCGTGCGCAACCCCATGATCGTCAAGTGGCCCGCCCGCTACGCCGCCCACGGCGAAACCCGGACGCAGTTCCTGCACGTCATCGATATTGCGCCGACGATCCTCGATGCCGCCGGCATCGCCGAACCGCGCAGCGTCAACGGCACCGCGCAGACCCCGATCCAGGGCACAAGCTTTCTCAGCACGCTCGCCGATGCGGATGCGGACGAAGTCCGCACGAGCCAATACTTCGAAATGGTAGTGAACCGCGGGATGTATAAGGATGGCTGGTGGGCCGCGTCCCTGGCGTTCGAGCCGTGGGATCCGGTTCGCGGTGAATTCGACCCGCTGAAGGCCAAGTGGGAACTCTACAATCTCGACGAGGACTTCACCCAGGCGAACGACGTCGCCGCGGACAACCCGGACAAGCTGGACGAAATGAAGGCGCTGTGGTGGGCAGAGGCATCGAAGAACAAGGCACTGCCGCTCGACTGGCGCGGCGCCGAACGGTTCAGCGCCGAGTTGACCGGCAAGCCGAATCTGGCGGGCGACCGGACGATCTTCACCTACCCCGGCCCGCTCACCGGGCTGCCGGAGGCGTCGGCGCCGGACCTCAAGAACAAGTCCTTCCGCATCACCGCGAAGGTCGAAATCGGCGAAAACGCGAGCGGGATGATCTTCACCCAAGGCGGCAACACCGGCGGCTGGGCCTTCTACCTGAAGGACGGCAAGCTCAAGGCGGCCCACAACTTCATTGACGTCGAGACCTATCTCGTCGAGAGCGACACGCCGGTCGCCGCGGGTTCGCACGAGCTCACGATGGACTTCGCCTACGACGGCGGGGACCAGATGGGGCAGAGCGGCACCCTGACCCTGTCGGTGGATGGCAGCGAGGTGGCGCGCGGCCCCATCGCCCGAACGACACCGTTCAAATATTCTCTCTCGGAAAATCAGGACATCGGGTCGGACACCGGAACCCCGGTCACCTACGACTACAGCGCTCCGCTGGAGTTCCAGGGGCAACTCGAAGAGGTCGTCGTCGACGTAACGAAATGA
- a CDS encoding type 1 glutamine amidotransferase domain-containing protein, producing the protein MSKILIVLSAAETWTRADGSRYQSGVWAEEFVVMDEMFLKAGASVDIATPGGVAPTIDPHSMNPDVVGEENVAHFRAYLDAIADRLAHPLVLAEVATAAYDAVVIPGGHGPVEDLYKDGDMGRILVEADRAQKIIAPVCHGQAALLAAKDEDGQWLFAGRRMTSFSDEEEVELGTADNAPWLLADTLRKNGAAYEKGPNWGAYVVRDGTLLTGQNPASSAPLAEAVLTALR; encoded by the coding sequence ATGAGCAAGATCCTGATCGTCCTGTCGGCCGCCGAGACGTGGACCCGCGCCGACGGCTCGAGGTACCAGAGCGGCGTGTGGGCCGAGGAGTTCGTCGTGATGGACGAGATGTTCCTGAAGGCCGGCGCCAGCGTCGACATCGCGACCCCGGGGGGCGTCGCACCGACCATCGACCCGCACAGCATGAACCCGGATGTCGTGGGCGAGGAGAATGTCGCGCACTTCCGTGCCTATCTGGACGCGATCGCGGATCGCCTCGCCCATCCACTCGTGCTGGCCGAGGTGGCTACCGCCGCCTATGACGCGGTCGTCATCCCCGGCGGCCACGGTCCGGTCGAGGATCTCTACAAGGACGGGGACATGGGGCGGATCCTCGTCGAGGCCGATCGGGCGCAGAAGATCATCGCGCCCGTGTGCCACGGCCAGGCGGCCCTACTGGCGGCGAAGGACGAGGATGGCCAGTGGCTCTTCGCGGGCCGCCGGATGACGTCCTTCAGCGACGAGGAGGAGGTCGAGCTCGGCACGGCCGACAACGCGCCATGGCTATTGGCCGACACGCTGCGCAAGAACGGAGCCGCTTACGAGAAGGGGCCGAACTGGGGCGCCTACGTCGTTCGCGACGGAACCCTGCTCACCGGCCAGAACCCGGCATCGAGCGCGCCGCTGGCCGAGGCTGTGCTGACGGCGCTGCGCTGA
- a CDS encoding LysR family transcriptional regulator has protein sequence MDLSSALKAFVRTVERGSLTAAARDLNISQPAVTKQLGNLERQVGARLLERSARSVRLTPQGKALYEASREPLAALEAAIEGIRQDGGHVEGPLRVHAPSCIGVRHLHPIVMEFQRLHPDVTVDLVLENRDVDLVFDDFDLALRYERPAGQDVVIRRLGRVRRILVASPGFLERFGPIETPEQLGAIAVVTTSRLVAPRDVLLLEREGGEAVPVPVRPVLRTNNAEVIWSTLVSGHAAGPVQQLLVTEALADGRLVHILPGYEVRSTEAYLALPSVRYMRPAVRAFIEFAIPALRSVDGIVA, from the coding sequence ATGGACCTGTCGTCGGCTCTCAAGGCGTTCGTGCGCACGGTCGAACGCGGGTCTCTGACCGCCGCGGCGCGCGACCTCAACATCTCGCAGCCTGCGGTCACCAAGCAGCTCGGCAATCTGGAGCGGCAGGTCGGCGCCCGTCTGCTGGAGCGCTCGGCGCGGTCCGTCCGGCTGACGCCACAGGGCAAGGCCCTCTACGAGGCGAGCCGCGAGCCGCTCGCCGCACTGGAGGCGGCCATAGAGGGGATCCGGCAGGACGGCGGGCATGTCGAGGGCCCCCTGCGCGTCCACGCGCCGTCCTGCATCGGCGTGCGGCATCTGCATCCGATCGTGATGGAATTCCAGCGTCTGCACCCGGACGTGACGGTCGATCTCGTGCTGGAGAACCGGGACGTGGACCTCGTCTTCGACGATTTCGATCTCGCCCTGCGCTACGAGCGCCCCGCAGGGCAGGACGTCGTCATCCGCCGGCTCGGGCGCGTTCGCCGCATCCTCGTCGCATCCCCCGGATTCCTCGAGCGGTTCGGTCCGATCGAGACGCCGGAACAGCTCGGCGCGATCGCGGTCGTCACGACGTCGCGCCTCGTGGCGCCGCGCGATGTGCTGCTGCTGGAACGGGAGGGAGGGGAGGCGGTCCCGGTGCCCGTTCGACCGGTCCTGCGCACGAACAACGCCGAAGTGATCTGGTCGACGCTCGTCAGCGGCCACGCCGCCGGACCGGTGCAACAGCTGCTGGTGACCGAGGCGCTGGCCGACGGCCGCCTGGTGCACATCCTTCCCGGCTACGAGGTCCGCTCCACCGAGGCCTATCTCGCCCTGCCGTCCGTCCGGTACATGCGCCCGGCGGTGCGCGCATTCATCGAGTTCGCCATCCCCGCCCTCAGGTCCGTCGACGGGATCGTCGCCTGA
- a CDS encoding RidA family protein, with translation MLEITRIMVPNAPPPVAPFSHAVRAGDFLFVTGQMPTAPQTGELVGADVAAQTRQVVANLEAVLAGAGLGLDRVVFARVYLLQFDRDYADMNAVWAELFPSERRPGRTCVGVNGLALGALVEVDFVAAF, from the coding sequence ATGCTGGAGATCACCCGTATCATGGTCCCGAACGCGCCCCCTCCGGTGGCCCCCTTCAGTCACGCCGTCCGCGCGGGCGACTTTCTGTTTGTGACCGGACAGATGCCGACGGCGCCGCAGACCGGCGAGCTCGTGGGCGCCGATGTCGCCGCGCAGACCCGCCAGGTCGTCGCCAACCTCGAGGCGGTCCTCGCCGGAGCCGGGCTGGGGCTCGACCGGGTCGTCTTCGCCCGGGTCTACCTTCTGCAGTTCGACCGGGACTACGCGGACATGAACGCGGTCTGGGCGGAGCTCTTTCCGTCGGAGCGACGGCCGGGACGGACCTGCGTCGGCGTCAACGGGCTGGCGCTGGGAGCCCTCGTCGAGGTCGACTTCGTGGCCGCGTTCTGA
- a CDS encoding AraC family transcriptional regulator: MNEPLLRAVRRYTEVHADASGIARAPIAGMNLVRTTEVGELQYGLQRPLICLVVQGTKEVTMGATTLAFRGGDSMLITADIPTTSQITVASRAAPYLSFALDLDPALIAELTAEMQDAPADSGAPLRLDPTDAEVADTALRMIRLTERPASLPVLQRQVVREMHHWLLAGRHGSAIRQLGFPGSHASRIARAVEVIRAQFASALPVEQLAAVAGMSPSTFHHHFRAITSLSPLQFQKQVRLLEARRMMLAEGARPSHAAYTVGYESVSQFTREYRRLFGLPPVRDTEEARRRAQKSA, translated from the coding sequence ATGAACGAGCCGCTGCTCCGGGCCGTGCGCCGATACACCGAGGTCCATGCCGACGCCTCCGGCATCGCGCGGGCCCCCATCGCGGGCATGAACCTGGTGCGCACGACCGAGGTCGGGGAGCTGCAGTACGGGCTCCAGCGACCACTGATCTGCCTCGTCGTTCAAGGCACCAAGGAGGTCACGATGGGGGCGACGACGCTCGCCTTCCGTGGCGGCGACTCGATGCTCATCACCGCCGACATCCCGACCACGAGCCAGATTACGGTCGCCAGCCGCGCCGCGCCGTACCTCTCCTTCGCGCTCGACCTCGATCCTGCGCTGATCGCGGAGCTGACGGCCGAGATGCAGGATGCGCCGGCGGACAGCGGCGCACCGCTGCGTCTCGACCCGACCGATGCCGAAGTGGCCGATACCGCGCTGCGGATGATCCGCCTCACGGAGCGTCCGGCCTCGCTGCCCGTCCTCCAGCGTCAGGTGGTGCGCGAGATGCACCATTGGCTGTTGGCCGGGCGCCACGGCTCCGCCATCCGCCAGCTCGGCTTTCCCGGGAGCCATGCGAGCCGGATCGCGCGCGCGGTCGAGGTGATCCGGGCGCAGTTCGCCTCGGCCCTGCCGGTCGAGCAGCTGGCCGCCGTCGCGGGGATGAGCCCGTCCACCTTTCACCATCACTTCCGGGCGATCACGTCGCTGTCGCCGCTGCAGTTCCAGAAGCAGGTCCGCCTTCTGGAGGCGCGCCGAATGATGCTGGCGGAGGGGGCGCGGCCGAGCCATGCGGCCTATACGGTCGGCTACGAGAGCGTCTCGCAGTTCACGCGCGAATACCGCCGCCTGTTCGGACTGCCACCGGTCCGCGATACGGAGGAGGCGCGGCGGCGCGCGCAGAAGAGCGCGTAG
- a CDS encoding L,D-transpeptidase, whose translation MSATLAGCVADQSDGPAAQMRRPAADLVTHYGPVEGEPFPVPGIDLATVDPGVLRREVADPTGERTGTIVVDATARYAFLVLEGGRALRYGVGVGREAAFNFVGEATIARKAEWPGWRPTPAMIEREPDRYGPLADGLPGGPQNPLGPRALYLYRDGRDTYYRLHGTVEPRTIGTTVSSGCIRLFNQDIIDLYRRVPVGTRVVVLPVGESVA comes from the coding sequence ATGTCCGCGACACTGGCGGGCTGCGTTGCCGATCAGTCGGACGGACCGGCGGCGCAGATGCGGCGGCCGGCCGCCGATCTCGTGACCCACTACGGACCGGTGGAGGGCGAGCCGTTTCCGGTTCCGGGCATCGATCTGGCGACGGTCGACCCCGGCGTCCTACGCCGCGAGGTGGCGGATCCGACCGGCGAGCGGACGGGCACGATCGTCGTCGACGCCACGGCGCGCTACGCCTTCCTCGTGCTGGAAGGCGGGCGAGCCCTGCGCTACGGCGTCGGCGTGGGGCGAGAGGCGGCGTTCAACTTCGTCGGCGAGGCGACCATCGCACGCAAGGCCGAGTGGCCCGGCTGGCGGCCGACCCCCGCCATGATCGAGCGTGAGCCGGACCGCTACGGCCCGCTCGCGGACGGGCTGCCGGGAGGTCCGCAAAATCCCCTCGGCCCCCGGGCGCTCTACCTCTACCGGGACGGGCGGGACACGTACTACCGGCTGCACGGCACCGTCGAGCCCAGGACGATCGGCACGACGGTCTCGTCCGGCTGCATCCGACTGTTCAATCAGGACATCATCGACCTCTATCGGCGCGTCCCCGTCGGGACGCGAGTCGTCGTCCTGCCGGTCGGCGAATCCGTGGCCTAG
- a CDS encoding RidA family protein — translation MSKNEPIFPPNRSALYEKHGYSAAIRSGDLLFVSGQVGSRDDGSPEPDYERQVERAFANLKAVLGAAGCSLDDIVDVTTFHTDPERQFETVLKVKNRHFPKPPFPNWTALGVTWLAGFDFEIKVIARIPG, via the coding sequence ATGAGCAAGAACGAACCGATCTTCCCGCCCAACCGCAGCGCCCTCTACGAGAAGCACGGCTACTCCGCCGCAATCCGATCGGGTGACCTTCTTTTCGTTTCCGGACAGGTCGGCAGCCGCGACGACGGCAGTCCCGAGCCGGACTACGAGCGTCAGGTCGAGCGCGCGTTCGCCAACCTCAAGGCGGTGCTCGGGGCTGCCGGGTGCAGCCTCGACGACATCGTCGACGTGACGACGTTCCACACCGACCCCGAGAGGCAGTTCGAGACGGTGCTGAAGGTCAAGAACCGGCACTTCCCGAAGCCGCCGTTCCCCAACTGGACGGCGCTCGGGGTCACGTGGCTCGCCGGTTTCGACTTCGAGATCAAGGTCATCGCCCGCATTCCGGGCTGA
- a CDS encoding putative quinol monooxygenase: MIDAHDEPRHRGVRVTGEDGCDGPKAFYILIEARPGREDEVVEMLRDIRACVEDEPATGPWFAVRHSQSLFAIFEAFPDIAGRDAHVAGGGGDIFRDVERMNRILDRPAHVQRVDVLSAKRVFAG; encoded by the coding sequence ATGATCGACGCGCATGACGAGCCCCGGCACCGCGGCGTGCGGGTGACGGGCGAGGACGGCTGCGACGGCCCGAAGGCCTTCTACATCCTCATCGAGGCGAGGCCCGGACGGGAGGACGAGGTGGTGGAGATGCTGCGCGACATCCGCGCCTGCGTCGAGGACGAGCCGGCCACCGGCCCGTGGTTCGCGGTGAGGCACTCGCAGTCCCTGTTCGCGATCTTCGAGGCGTTCCCGGACATCGCCGGCCGGGATGCCCACGTCGCGGGCGGCGGCGGCGACATCTTCCGCGACGTCGAGCGCATGAACCGCATCCTCGACAGGCCGGCCCACGTCCAGCGGGTCGACGTGCTGTCCGCCAAGCGGGTGTTCGCGGGGTGA
- a CDS encoding dihydrodipicolinate synthase family protein, with protein MMFGTDTKGVYAIAPTPFLPDGAVDYASIDTMCDFYLDRGVDGLTILGILGEAPKLTPEESVAIVQRVLARFTKPVVVGVSAPGFAAMKALSGASMDAGAAGVMITPPAAMRTDDQIAGYYAQSVAQIGADVPFVLQDHPLVTTVQMSPGVIRRIVEENPSCVMLKHEDWPGLDKISTLRGWQAKGEMRPISILCGNGGLFLDFEMERGADGAMTGYAFPDMLVDLVKRHQAGDNEGMHALFDAHLPFLRYEHQSGIGLAVRKYVLMRRGAIAHANLRVPGPKMNDTTKAEVDGLLARLAKHDPRAAF; from the coding sequence CTGATGTTCGGCACAGACACCAAGGGCGTCTACGCCATCGCGCCGACGCCGTTCCTGCCGGACGGCGCAGTCGACTACGCCTCGATCGACACGATGTGCGACTTCTATCTCGATCGGGGCGTCGACGGCCTGACCATCCTCGGCATCCTCGGCGAGGCGCCGAAGCTGACGCCGGAGGAGTCCGTCGCGATCGTGCAGCGCGTGCTGGCGCGGTTCACGAAGCCGGTGGTGGTCGGCGTCTCGGCGCCGGGCTTCGCGGCGATGAAGGCGCTTTCGGGCGCCTCGATGGACGCCGGCGCCGCGGGCGTGATGATCACGCCGCCCGCCGCGATGCGCACGGACGACCAGATCGCCGGCTACTACGCGCAGTCGGTCGCGCAGATCGGCGCCGACGTGCCGTTCGTGCTGCAGGATCACCCGCTCGTCACGACGGTGCAGATGTCGCCGGGAGTCATCCGCCGCATCGTCGAGGAGAACCCCTCCTGCGTGATGCTGAAGCACGAGGACTGGCCGGGTCTCGACAAGATCTCGACCTTGCGCGGCTGGCAGGCGAAGGGCGAGATGCGTCCCATCTCCATCCTGTGCGGCAACGGCGGCCTCTTCCTCGACTTCGAGATGGAGCGCGGCGCGGACGGCGCGATGACCGGCTACGCCTTCCCGGACATGCTGGTCGACCTCGTGAAGCGCCACCAGGCGGGCGACAACGAGGGCATGCACGCGCTCTTCGACGCGCACCTTCCCTTCCTGCGCTACGAGCACCAATCCGGCATCGGCCTTGCGGTGCGCAAGTACGTGCTGATGCGCCGTGGAGCGATCGCCCACGCCAACCTGCGCGTTCCGGGCCCGAAGATGAACGACACGACGAAGGCCGAGGTGGACGGCCTCCTCGCCCGCCTCGCAAAGCACGACCCGCGCGCAGCATTCTGA